In the genome of Chlamydia buteonis, the window CATATGTAGAACATGCTCGAATGGTTTTTGCTAATGATAGGATTTGATTATCATTGAGCATTTTTGAATCTTGGATTTTTGTTTTATAAAGATTTTTCAAAGTCTCCACATCGCGAGCATAGACTCCCGCGATACATAGAGGACCGAAAAAATCTCCTTTCCCCGATTCATCTACGCCTAGGCGAGGACGCAGATCCTTCTCCATACGGTTATGGGTAAATGTCAGTAAAATTTCTGGTTCTAAGAAAAAATCAATGAACTCTTGTGAACCTTTCCCCTGAACAACGAGTTTCCCTGAGTTATAGAGAGTACAGCTTACCGAGGGAGAACGTGCTTGGAAAATAGTGTGCTGTGGTTGCGTTAAAATGAAACCCTTTTCCTCAAGACGATCTTTAAGTAGGCCATGCAGAGAAGGAGAGAGTGTAGTAACAAACGGTGTGGACATAAAAAAAAGCGTCGAATTATCTTGTCGTACTCAGGATAGGGATCTCTATCGCTGTCTATGTTTTTACTGGGTATATTTATTGTTATGCTATACATAACATAAGGATGTATAGTGTATATGCGGTTTTTGAAGTACAAATTAAACGTTAATCCTGTATATTCCCGCAAGTGAGCAGGATCTTGAAACAGGGGAGAAGGTCTCATTTTCTATAAATGAGATAGGGGCTCTAGAAAAGATCTAGAGTTTAGCATTTAGGTACCTGCAAAGGAATCTCTATGGTAGAACAAATTCATAAAGAACTGTTACATTTAGGCGAGGTATTTCGCACAAAACGTGAAGAACAATCCTTATCTTTAAAAGATGTAGAAGCAGCAACATCCATACGTTATTCATGTTTAGAAGCTATAGAAAACGGCTATTTAGGCAAGCTAATTTCCCCAATTTATGCGCAGGGATTTATCAAGAAATATGCCGCGTACCTAGGATTAGATGGTGAGCGTATTCTTCAAGATCATCCCTATGTTATGAAAATCTTCAAAGAGTTTTCAGAGCATAATATGGAGATGCTTTTAGATTTAGAGTCTATGGGAGGAAGAAACTCCCCAGAGAAAGCGATTCGTAGTTTATTTAATCTTTGGTGGGCAGGACTTATCGTCGTCAGTGGTATTGGGATTTGGTGGCTAGGGTCCTTACTCTCTATTTTTTAATAGCAGACGGATAACCTATGCTAAAGAGGCAATTTTTGCCTCTTTATCTTTATTGTTATCCAAGTAATGCCAAGAGGCTATTGATTGTTTGAGTCATTCCGAGTAGCTGCTCCTGCGCGCTGTTTGAAAGCCAATCGTCATCACCTTTGTCCGAATCTGTTTCATCCGTAGAGTTTAGTTGATGATTCCGAGAGGAATCAGTTTCCAAACCATCTACTTCTGAGTCGTCAAAAGGATTATCAGGATCTCCCGGAAGAAAAGCTCGGCCGTACGCGTCCCACTGCAATTTTAAGAATTCGGATACTTTTTTTAGTTCATCAAGTGTTGCCTTAGGACTTTCTCCTCCACTACTTATGGGAACATAACCTAAAGCTAAAAGTACAAGAATAATCAGTTTTAACAATTTCTTAGGGTGCAGACTAAGGCTAAAACCGTCTCTTCCATAAGCAAAGCATGGAGCGTTTCCAACTAAACAACTTAGGGTGTTTTTCAATATGCATAGAGCATTTTTCCCGTCTTTTCCACCTAGAGGGAACGTGTCTCCGCTGCATAAATCCATAACGTTAAGTTGGTAAAGCTGAGATAGGAGCTTGCTGTAATTGATCTGTTTAGTATAATGTATTGCAGAGACACTTTGTGCGGTCTCTAGAGCTTGCTCCTCGCCCTTGTTATAGATAATCCAGCATGGTGGAGGTGTATCTTGTCTTTTGCAGAGAAAATCACCGTAACCACGTTTTGTCATTATGGTGTCAGTCTCGTTGATTTTAGGGACTTCACTAGGATCATTAGCTAGATCAAAGAGTTCTTGTTGTATTCCACCTGCCAAGAGTTTTTTTAAGTTTTCTTTTATGTCCAGACACAACTGATCGAATTCTGCTTTTTGATTCTCAGGTAAGGTTTGCCCCTCAGCAAGAAGAATAGGCCAATTCATATTGCTTTGCTGTGCTCCCATCCCTAAAACAATCGGACCGTGCTTATGTTTCATAGTATCTAAGAACTGTAGAAGATCAGGATGAGCTCCTGATGGTTGATCAGGGGGGGGATTTATGATGCAGGTACATAGGCAATGAAAGCAATGGGAAAGCCAATTTGGGCAATGGCTATCACACCAAGGGCTACAATGTTCATGGCAATAATTCGCACCGCGTTGTGTTTGAGGTGCATTTAACAAAGAAGTCGCTATTACTCCTGCTTTTTGTATAGTCTCTAATATTGGTGTGTCTCCAACCTGAAGATCCAAGGAAACTCGCTTTCCAGGTTGTTGGGTAACCACCATTTGTTGTAGTGGTATATTTGCTTGTGAAGAGTCTCCGCCTCTTTCTTGCAGAGTCAACTTGCAACTACATCCACCAGGTGGGCAGCACATATGATATCTCCCGATAACAAAAGATAGGGAGTTAGGATACTCGTCGTATCCTAACTCTTGAGATTAAAATGGCTTCCATGGTTTCAAAAAGTGCTTTTTTTACCAAGAATTTCTTTTGTTAGGTGGCTGAACATATGGAGGATAGGGTAAAAATTTGCAGAGGTTGTGGTTGGCACGGAATTACGTAAAAATTTTAATCTTTTCACTTAGTCAAGATTGTGAGATATCTGTATAAGTTGAAAGCCTTGTTGGATAGCAGAGGCGGAGGAAGCCGCCCCTAAATTGTGTGTTGATGATTATCTTAAAAATAGACTTGAAGTCATAGCTGTGACGTTTTTAGCCGTTTTGAGAAGGGCTTCTTGAGCTTTAGGATTTGTGAAATCCCAAAGCTGAGCACCTCTTATGTTTTCAGGTGTTGCCCCGTCAACACACGATCTTTCCGCACTTTCAGTCAAACGACCGTTAAGAACAACTCTTTGTCCGTATTTAGGCAGATGGTGTGTTCCTGCGTTTACTTTGACTTCCGTTCCAAAAGATCGTGAATCCACAGAAGATACAAACGTACTTTTCTCTTTTGTGCGAAGTTCTTTACTTGTATTTTCTAGTTGTTCTAAAGATGTAGGAACTTCTTGTTCTGCACCTAAAGGAATAAAACCTAAAGCTAATAATGCAAGAAGAAGTAAAGTACGATATTTTGATTCTTCTATGCTCAATCCAAATCCTGGGTGATCAAAAATATTTTTCTCCTCATTTACATACTTATTTAAAGTGAGTAACAAAATATTTACAGCAGCTCGGGATTGAAATCCTAAGAAACCGGTCGTTTGAGAATTCACATCTAAAACTTCTAGTTGGCTAAGTTGGTGCTGTAACCTTTGGATATTCAGAGAGTACCCAGATCTCTGTTCATTAGCAGCTGTTTCATGGCTTTCAGAAGGATAAAGAATTAAACATGTTGGAAGAGAAGGAGGAGTTGAGATGTTGATAGACTCTTCTAAAGAGTGTTTCACATTTTCTAATTCTGTAGAACCTTTTGAAGGAAGTTGATGCGCAGCATTAGCAACTTTGAAGAGTTCTTGTTGAGAGCCTCCTTTTAAGCATCTACCTAACTGATTTTTTGCTTCTTCGCATTTTTCTGAAAATAGAGTTTTCTGCTCAGAAGATAAAGTAAAACCTTCTGCTAGTAATTTAGCAATATCCCAAGGGCCGTTTTTCATTGCGATACCAACGCAAATAGGGCCGTACTCATCTCTTTGTTGTTGGATAAAATCAGTTAAATCATCGTATTTTTCTTCAGATCCTAGATGTTCATCAGGAGTAATCATGCATGTGCAAAGACAATCGAAGAAACATAGGAAAGGACTCCAGCAATTGTCTGCACACCAAGGCCTGCAAGAATCTTGGCAGAATTGGCTGGTGCGTTGTATTCTTGCAGAATTTAAAGCATCAGAGAGAAGGTCTCCAGCAGCACGAATGGTATCTAGTAATGTTGGATCACCCACTTTTAAACTAAATTCTGAAGCGCATCCAGGTTGTTTTGTAATCCCATTTAAAGAAATAGTTTCTTCTTCATAGGCATCTTGTTTTGAGCGGCAGCTCATGCTAATTCCAGGGCAGCACATAATTTACTCCATAAATAACAACGTGGTTTACTAAGAACCCTTATACTGTTGATGGTTCTTATTCTTCTGCTAAATGGCTTTATGCATTTTTGACATTTTGTAGAGAGGGTTTATAAGAGTTGTTACTCTTACGTAAAATAGATAGATTACATTGTTAATCTTGGAGAAAATTTGAAACAACCAATGTGAGAATTATCCTCATTTTATGAGCTAAAAAGCATTTAGGGGGCAAATTTTGTTCAAAAAAATATTTTAAGTCTATAAAAAATTTTTGAATGCAAGAGGGCTTCCTGTACGATAAAAAGCCGCTTTATAAGGTTTTAAGTGTCTATTTTCATTTTTTGTCTAACATATTGTTCTAGCAGAGAGTAATGCGATTAAATTGCTGGCATTTTGAACACAGATTCTTTGCTATGCAATATCATCATCCTGAGGATTAATTTTAGTCACACTTTCTTTATTTACAGGAATATAACCAACTTCAAACTATTCGCAACAAGCAATACTAGGAGAGCTACATTGGCCCGAGAAGGTCTTGCAACCTTTTTGTATTTTAGTTGTCTGAGGGTTATTTTGAGCATTTTTTAATAAAGATAGAATTGGTTCGCTAGTACCTTCCAAAGACTATTGGGATGATCTCTATGGGACTCTGTTCTGAATTTTTTTTAAAATACTTTATGGATTTGAACGGGTGAAAAGGGGAAATACGAAATTTTCCGAAGGAATTTAGTGGTAATAATGAAAGTGGAAAAATCGTTGAAATAGGAGTGTGGGACGAATTTTTTTCGGCTGATAAAATCTTTCTTGTTGATTTTATTTCAAAAAATTCTTATGACTTCCCCACTTATATAACCAAGATGTGATAAACGTGACAAGTCTGCTGAAATATCTCCCTAAGGTGTCCATACTTACAGTAGCTATCTTAGGTACATTGACTACAGCTGAGGCAGCAAAGAAAAAGCATGTGCCGATGACAATGGCGTATTCTTTTGACGAGGTTTTTACACATTTAGAAAAAAACAAAGAGGATACTTTATTTTGTATTAACGTAGATAGTGTAATTCAGCATAAATATATAGGTTCTCCGGGCTGGTATCAAAACAGGTTGTCAAGGCTTTCTAAGCGTTTTGGAGATTTTTTTAAGGCAAAAAAACGGGTGGCTGAAGAACAGGTGCTCATAGATACATTAGTAAGCAAAGAATGTTTAGAGTTAAATGTGGCGGATCGGTTTTCTCAGATACTTTCTGAATGTTCATGTTCTTTATTGGGAATTTCTTCATTAGGAATCGAATCCGTTTCTTCAACATTAAAGAGCCTAAAAGAATGCGGTATAGAATTGCATTCGCGAGCATTTCCTACAGAAGACTTTTTTTTGGAAACTACACAGAGGTGTAGTGCATCTGCATTAGTACAAGAGGGTGTTTTATTTTGTAGTACTTTAGAGTTTCCAGAAGCTATGAAGTTGTTGTTTATCTATGAAAATAAAATGCCAAAGAACATAGTATTTTTAACTGATAATCCTGAAGAAATCAAAACTTTAGGACGAGAATGTATAGATTTGGGGATCAAATTTTTTGGCTTAGTATATTATCCTGCTGCAGAAAGCATATTTTCCTATGTTTACCCTTATTCGGCAGCGGTCGAGATTCAAGAAGAACATGCGTTTGCAGTTATCTCCGATGTTACAGCGCAATTATCGCTAGATTCTCTTAATCAAAAGAGTTAATATTATTTATTTGAAACAAGCCTTATAGTATCCTCTCTGTCCCCCTGAGAGGGTGCTTGGGGCCCTTTTTTAGTTTTGCTAACATATTTAATCCTTGGGTAGCTTTATATAAAAAAATATTTCTTCCTAAAGAGATGCTCCGTACAATAAAACAATTTTTTGTCTTTGAGAGCATTGCTATGAAGGTAATATTTTTTATCTCAGTTTTCTTTTCAGTATTTTCCTTAGAAGCAAGTATTATCAAAGTGTCTGATATACAAGCTGTGAATAAATACGCAAGAAAAGGTTCGTTAGTTTTATTAGGCTTGGACGAAACTCTCGTCTTCCCTAAACAAATGCTTGGAACCAGCTCTTGGTTTAACGAGCGTTTAGAAAATCTAAAAAAAGAACAGTCTGATTATGATCCTATTGCAAAGGCTTTTTGCGAAAGAATTGCTGTGTCATTTGCGGTAGAGTATGAGCTTATTCATCCTGAAGTTCCTAAAGCTATAGAAACTTTAGCTTTATCTGAAGCTTGGGTAATGGGAGTGTCTCAATTTCCTATCCCTATGGCGAATCATTTTCTTCGTTCTGCCCAAGCTTTAGGTGTAGTGTTTTCTTCATGCTTACCAGCCCGTAGTGATGGGTGGATGCCACATCTAAAAACACTTGGTAGACCTCAACATGTGATGTTTATAGAAGAGCAAATCCTCTTTACTGGAGGGCTTGTTAACGGAATCTCTATGGAAGAAGTTCTCTCTACTTTATTTTCAACTTTAGAAACGTTGCCACAACAAGTGATATATTTGGATC includes:
- a CDS encoding DUF2608 domain-containing protein; this translates as MTSLLKYLPKVSILTVAILGTLTTAEAAKKKHVPMTMAYSFDEVFTHLEKNKEDTLFCINVDSVIQHKYIGSPGWYQNRLSRLSKRFGDFFKAKKRVAEEQVLIDTLVSKECLELNVADRFSQILSECSCSLLGISSLGIESVSSTLKSLKECGIELHSRAFPTEDFFLETTQRCSASALVQEGVLFCSTLEFPEAMKLLFIYENKMPKNIVFLTDNPEEIKTLGRECIDLGIKFFGLVYYPAAESIFSYVYPYSAAVEIQEEHAFAVISDVTAQLSLDSLNQKS
- a CDS encoding helix-turn-helix domain-containing protein; the protein is MVEQIHKELLHLGEVFRTKREEQSLSLKDVEAATSIRYSCLEAIENGYLGKLISPIYAQGFIKKYAAYLGLDGERILQDHPYVMKIFKEFSEHNMEMLLDLESMGGRNSPEKAIRSLFNLWWAGLIVVSGIGIWWLGSLLSIF
- a CDS encoding DUF2608 domain-containing protein, with product MKVIFFISVFFSVFSLEASIIKVSDIQAVNKYARKGSLVLLGLDETLVFPKQMLGTSSWFNERLENLKKEQSDYDPIAKAFCERIAVSFAVEYELIHPEVPKAIETLALSEAWVMGVSQFPIPMANHFLRSAQALGVVFSSCLPARSDGWMPHLKTLGRPQHVMFIEEQILFTGGLVNGISMEEVLSTLFSTLETLPQQVIYLDQNKENLISAEAACKRANIYFIGMLYNPAVKRVKSYKSEVANLQWLQLCNQLSDRYFQSLLTYVIGPEGQG